The segment AGTAGTAAGTAGTGACCTGCGTGTAAAATTAGTAGAGATGAGTGAGAGATGAAATAATAAACTaattggtttgtgtgttttgctatACTTTACCTACAGCGGATGGCGATCGTAGCTACTGGGCATTCAAGTACAGCGAAACACGGGTAGTGCATCGGGAATGGTACAGCTGCTGTAAGTAATAAAACCTGCGAGTTAGATGCTTGGTAGCATGATGCGACATGCATGGTACAGTAAGAAGAGTCGTATTGTTCATGCGTTTGTTTCACTTACAGATTgtaggagcagcagcaacgacagcagcaccagcaccagtaaCAGCACTTGCGGCAATAACAGCAACGCTACCATAGAACGCACCAACATGCACGGCGAACTGGATCGTAAGTGGTTCAGAGAAGTCTGTAATATTTATGAATAGGAAAACACAGCATACCAGCTGTTTGGAAGAAAAACTTACAATTATTAAACATCTATCCTTACAGGTGGCAGAATGTTACTACCTGATCACGGGCCAACTAACGCAAGGCAAGCCGAAGATCTTGATCATGCCACTCGCGAACGG is part of the Anopheles gambiae chromosome X, idAnoGambNW_F1_1, whole genome shotgun sequence genome and harbors:
- the LOC133391935 gene encoding uncharacterized protein LOC133391935 isoform X3 encodes the protein MAHLLTAHREGHWFGSTDGDRSYWAFKYSETRVVHREWYSCYCRSSSNDSSTSTSNSTCGNNSNATIERTNMHGELDRKWFREVAECYYLITGQLTQGKPKILIMPLANGTVVRVVRNGRFSFGRVLIHIGRTGKKVCK